The stretch of DNA aatatataatcttaaacataaatatatatttatatgtaagtaCTAAATAATTGTCTATTATAAAGGTATCAAATTCTAGTCTATGTGGACAAGAAATGGTTACAATGACATCATTGTTgagaaattattatttcaagttccaaatcaaattttatttaacaaatcataattttacataacattacgtgtcctcacacaggaggagattcATTCAACACAAAAccatatacatgttttaatatGACTTGAcgtataaccattgtacatttTAGATACCTTCTAAACTACACGAGGATTCCGAAAAGAAAATATAGCTGATATCTCCACCTATCTATTGCTTTCGTCCTCCCGTAGTAAGAGGTAATTAGATTTATTCTGAGACAAGAGAAAACGATAATTTCATAACAATATTATTGTATGACATATATCACACACTATTAGGCATACAATAACCTGTATACTCAAAACTTATATTTCACCTATAGTTCTCCCTTTCCCGAGTCcgttaattatacatttatgtGCGTTTCCGGCTTCTGGATTTTGGCATAAGATATTTTCGACAAATATCTTCGCTTTTCTTGTGTTTTGCTTTAAGGTTATGTTTGCCTTCCTCGAATGTGACcaaaatcagaaataaataaTTGGTGACATCTTCATAAGGAtaagtaatattatttattatagtaCTCTCTTCTTTGATGTTTAACTTCTGTTTTAATAAACGTTAACCAACTTCTACAGTAAGCAAAGAAGACGATCTCTCACACACAGAAAGTTCAAATAGGGGAGTTTGCGCTTCGCAAATTTTGTGATCTGAAATTAAATATCTGTGATCTAAAATCAAATATCATGGTTTATGCACGTTTATCAGATCTATggtatataggatcttaaataaGTGTCCATTTCATATGAGAATTATGAAAAGAGTctaagaaatttttatttttgcgagcatTGGCgagcaaaaaataaaacttcgagacgaatTTCGTAaacttatatgaaatgaacacaaattaaggatattttttatcacataactacaacaacctaaaTTTGGAAGAAATTAATGTCAAAATGAATTGTTAAAATCCAGtggaggccgccattttgactTGCCGTCCTCGACATCCTGGCGGCAGATTTTGTAATAAAGCCTTTTAAGATCAACTTGAAGGGAAAAAGTGAATTGACGAGAAACCAAATCGATGTGCTATATACAAATTTTCTATACACTGTCTTATTGTCTTATTCgtatcatttcattatttgaatcatttttgctatatttcacaaatacatatataacatctAGGACTCTTAAAATCAGATGAAATAAATtctcatttaattaaaatgttttatgtcCATTTTAGCGGCACTATACTAATTAGTTCACATTTATTTACACATTACTGATGATACTATTGCCATATGCATGTTTTGATAGATTCGtgcagccaatgaaaatcggtCCAGGGAGACTGGGATCCTCAAGTGATTTGTTCCCTGTTAAGGAGGATACGGACGCTTCCAACCAGGAAACATGTGGGATGAAGTGTTAATTGATGTAAATTGTTGAATTCGAATTAAAGTGTCTCGACAGAAACTGTGAATCTCGATGTAGTCTTGTACTTTTAGAAAAAACATAAATAGTACCATTTTGTAAGGATTTTGGAAAGCTCAATTAAAGTGATGATTATGAAGGTATTACGTTACCAGATACCGAATACCAAAAGCTGCTGAAGTGACCAACCCGCagaacaacaataaaataagtttatgGTAGTTATAAATAACCAGGCATGACAAAGCCAAACGATTTTTGTCAGATCTTTAATGGTTCAATGGAGCTCTCAATGAAAATAAGACAATGTTGTTTTTAAAGTTTATTACGGAATACAGTAAGTTGTTAAAGTACAGTTGAACCTCGTTAAGCAGACGTCGTATAAATTGAAGAGCTTTACAAGCTTTAGCCAAAATTTTCTGTAAACGTCATCAGTGCTATCAATCAACTTTCGCGGTTATTATACTTAGCGATTCAAAATTGAATAGAGGTTCCTATCCATATAAATGAGGTAGCTAACGATTCGCCAAATAAGCTGAAACGCGAAATTCGTACCAGTAAGTAGTACATAAAAAACATGGTTTACATTAAACCGAAATCGAATATTCAAGTTTTTGTTTGGTTCCCAGCGACGTCGAATAGGTTTGACGTCGATTAGAGCTCATAACGTCTGATTTCACAAATGTAATAAAGGTCAAACGCAGTACAATAACAGTCGTGCATCATGAAGTTGTCGCTGGACTGAGTACATCCGCATGTCTGACTATCAGAGTTGCTCGGTTCTTCAGGAGCCCAGGATCTGACTGAAGTATCAACCAACTCATTATTGCTGAGAAAGTACCAATCGTTTGATCCTCTCATTTCACGGCCGGTATACACTAAGTCACTTGAGCctgaaaaaaaccacaaaagaATTGTAGAACACAAATGTCATCATCTATgacaatatgaaatataatctTGCTTGTAAGtgacattttgtatttgttaaaaaattgCTTTTTCGGTTATTTAAAACGATGGCGCTTAAGTTTGTAAGGTCGCTTCAGATTGGCTGAAACGACGACGTTATTATTTCATAGAAGAAAAAAACTCTCGGTGACTTTTCAATTAAGAAGAGATAATCTATAGTATGTTGAGTTACGAGGATGTATTTGAATAAATTGTTCTGTCATGGAAATATAACACGAAGATAtaagtgtactctcatcataaactaATTTGCGGTGTATTGTTAGAGTACACTtcgatttttgtgttatatataacataaatatatcttAATGGATGTTTTTATGTGTGATCATAAGAACCTAGTCTGACAAGAAACATTACATGTGCCATAATTGGGCGAAAATTGTTATACGATTTTTCTTCGGtgatatattgaaaattatattgtttgatgaattaagctttgaaaatcatttgaatagacaaacaaacatatatgatgCTTTATAAACGTCACGTAAGGTCAAAAGAAAAGatgtcacgataacgtcgggttttcgcgctAGACAGCCTGCACGTATAGAAACCCTTCGCGTAATAAACCGGAAATTGATTATCGCAATCGGAATTTCACATTCATTCACATATATCTGTTGATGTTTACCGGGTAAAAAGACTTATTCAACTTGTATATATTAGTGAGTATTTCTTAAGCATAATTAAtcaattcaacatgaagcgcttcatggcaactgaaagacgttcaatgcttatatttacatttggttacaattttatgatgaaatctcaaggaattttgcatctataatgaaataatcattcgttatcgtcatggatggaacagccatttgaacagccgtcttcCGTGATCGTTGGCTCGACAATTGTGACGTGACAATGAAATCACGTCATGATAGGGattgaagttcattgtctacATGACTGcgaactgcgcttggtaaggttacatagtggaaCTGCAgtggaaatataaatatatcactatgaatatttcaaaatgatttagtTTCttagttggttttttttttgacgAAGTTAAATAGAAATATCTAGGTTTATTGTTAGTGATTAATCATGGGATTTTTCGCATTTTTTgtagttttcaaaatttttgggTAAATTACAGGGGTAGAAAAAAGACTCATTCCCTTCCCACAAGGTAGGGCAGGGAAAGATTGACCCCCGGAGGAGATTAATTACAGTctaaccctcggcaagcctcacGTTAAGCAGTCGTGAATAACCTCCTCggatagaatttttttttgttctatcctcaaggtagggaaagattctCTAAGTATTCGGTGACTGTTTATGAGGTAACGCTATGAATAAAGATGACAATAAGACACAATGAAATCACAGCTTACTTACCAACATGACTCGGCAAGTTTCCCTTGATGAATGCAGCCTCTTCGTCTGttttgatttcaaccaaattggCTCCCATGGACTCACAACGACTCTGGAAAAATTTGTAAGCAAAGTTAAAGTTGTAAATACATATTCTATaatcaattttcattattttccaGCATCTCTCAGCATCGcataaaagataatttaaaattattgacaacatatttataatcatatttaaAGTACCGATTGATATATAAGTCTACTTTTAATGCTTTCGTTTGATTGAGGTGGGAGACGAAGCGTTTATTCTAGACTACAAACATAGAGTGAATTGGcatttcataaaatatgtatGACGCCGATTTGTTATTGTAGAAAGCGCATCCATAAATTAAATGACTATACCGGTGAAAAGCGCTCATCAAAcagagtttgtttgtttgatgaattgacgtcctattaacagccagggtcatgtaaggacggcctctcatgcatgcggagtgtagagtgtgtgaaatgcgaggtgtgtgttttggaagaccGCGGTATGATCGTATTGCGTCTTCTgatatagtggaactcttgcttTTTATTGAGCTATATCACCGAAGCAGTCACCGAAGACAACAGACAACATCCAACCCGGTTGCATTATACCTACAAAGCGCGAACCAGTTGTTCAACTCCCGGTATTATGCTGAGCGCTAGAAAACATTCTGGTTCAAGCATGTACAACTTACTACAGAATTAGCCCAATTAGTTCTTTCGGATCTCGTCGAGACGTAGTAACATTTTTCTGGCGATTCGATCCATCCGTCCTTACAGTCACGTGATTTGGAAGTCGTTGTTAttggtgttgttgttggaggtgttgttgttggtggtgttgtTTTAGCGACACCAGCtgaaaatcaatatataataataaacttaATATGTGGACAAGGAATCTATAATTTCATAAATCAATAGttttaatacacattaccaTATTAACTAGTAAGCAACTCGATAGTGGTAAAATTTATACTTTATGATATGTGGACAAggcattgaaatatatattttatctaaaattatgAATCTATtatgttttgataaaacaataCACCAGTAACGAATAAACCATAcgattaaaattgatattttgaagtgaaatttaattttaatttgaatatgtaagGTCAACGTAGATTACTGACACTGATATACTGGATGAATGCCTATTCCGTCGGTGTTCATTaaagatttatctcccttttcggtaaggtattgattgtgacgtcatgtgtttatgaGTAAAGCCTAACATTTTTAAGGAGACAACAGTGCGATTTTCGTTCACATGATAATGCGAAGGttcttatttctttattataatGTGTGCTCTTTAGAGTcggtgttgtgtgttgttgagTAAAGTTGAGTGGAGATGAATTGATGTAGTTGAATTGAAGTCAATTGCAGCATTGTAGTTCCATCATGTTTAGTGAGTAATGCGGAAGATGCCCAGCACACGATGTCGAGCACTGGGCCTTTAAATATCCCTTCATGTTCAGGTTAAATGTCTATACATCAATGTTAATCACAACTTGCTATCCTTAGTTACATCGAAACGTGAAGACTAGAACATTATTCCTATAGCTACAAGGCATAAATACAATCCAATATCTCTTCTGTTAAATAACTGTCTGGTCACCGCGACCTGATGCCTAAGGCTACGTGTATAACTTCATTTACTAGTGTATAAATAtccattttctaaaaaaaaattatataaagtcaattttctaaatttaacatttccatattatgCTACAATTTTGATACCATTATGAATACCTTCCCGCAAGACAGACAAATTTGAAATATGCAACGACGGAATAAATGTTGTCAAGAGTATAACAAACTGATGATAAGGCAATTTAATTCATGGTTGCTGACTTAAGTAAGGTTTCACAGATGTAGTAAAGGTCAAACCCAGGACAGAGACAGTCCATCATCAGGAAATCGTCAGACCTTCTGGTACATCCACACCTCTGCTCTCCCCCGTCTGGTTCCCCACTACTCCATGTCCTCACTGACGTATCAACAGGTTTGTCGTCACTGAGAAATACCCACACTTCCGCATCATTCCTCTTACGTCCAGTGTATACAATGTCACTTGTGGCTACAAGAGTTATGATCACTTACATAAACCAGGTCTACGATTGACAAATGAAATTTTCGGTCAGTAAATATGAGGTAGTTATTTATAAAAAAGCAACTAATTGAGAAGTcaagaagtcatttattttggggtttttttgtaCGCCATAGTTAACGGAGTCACTGAACAATATTCGACATGATAATAATATTTCGAGAATAAACAGGTACGTAAATAGTCGCAAAAGTTTCTATTGATATTAATTTCCATAATTGTGAACCAATCTTAGACTTGCGTTTGTATTTATCCAATCGCATCTGACGTAACATTTTGTCATTTCGATTGGCTAAGTTTTTAGAATGTTTTTTACTTAGGACTGTGTCGTGATCTCCGGAGTTTATCTAATACTCATtctaaaatactttttttcaaCACTCACCGTGGCCTGTTATGATACAATATTACCAAATTTACGTACAGACACGTGACGGTAGATTCCGCATGACAAATTGTGCCTCTTCATCCGTTCGGAACTCCACTAGTTTTGCCCCCTTAGAAGAGCATCGGCTCTGAAATAAAAGCAATACTACATTACATATCTGTAAAAGTAACTGACCGAATCTTGCCAAGTTAGCAAAAATATTAATTCTTCCTCTCGACTGATATCACACATGGGTGTGCCAAGTGAACTGAGATATCATGATTGAACGATTTTGCCTGTTCAACACGAAGCGTCCCGGGGTTTGCCGAGCATTCCGGGAGTCGCCGGGACATAATTTTCCACCTGGGTTTTCATATCCCAATCCcagacagacccatgtttgattattttttctctcGTACTTTAAAAaggtttaaaattattttcatagcaTCATACAAACGTCCCAATGCGTCAAAATGATTAGTCTCCGTCTGTAGCGATAAACATCACATTATAGAAAAGCTCCCGTGAGCTGTCTTTCCCCTACCCCAGTAAAAGACAGAGTTGTCATTTCCTTAGCGTGGATAACCCAACCAATTATGAGGGAACCAAATGTGACATACGATAGCTGTACCCAACCAATTATGGGGAAACCAAATATGACATACGATAGCTGTACCCCATTCCGTCTTCTCCGAGGTGGTGGAGACATAGTAACACTTCCCTCCCGGTGATAAGATCCAACCTTCTTCACACTCCGGAGCTGGCGTGGAGGCAGTGGTAGTACTCGCTGTAACTGGATTGATAATCACACATCAATTAGATATGTCTTTAATGCAATCTGATTGAAGTACAGAAATACTGACTCTTCCATATCGAATCTTAAAATAGTAGAGGTTTCTCCAAATTTCTTGAGGACAAATGTATCCATTAGAAcgtaatatatcattataagaATTTACAATTTAGTGAAAAGGCTTAGGCTTAATATTAGTACGAGTGATGTGTTTGTAAGGAAACAGGACATGTGTATTCTGTCAGTAAAGGGTTATATTTTGACAAATCTAGCAAACCCTGGTATCTAAAACATGTGTGTGTTAAGCGATAAGGTATGATTGAAACCTCTAGCGCCTTGGCAGAGattgtttgtatattatatataaatcacataTGTTTTCAATAACGTATGTGCACTGGGCTACACATGACTTTATGGGATACGAGTATACGGACAACACGTGTTATATTTTACTTGTGACCCGTTTTACACAAATGATTTTCAGTACGTTaataattatactgtatatataacgtCATACTATGTTGTCATCGCCGCTTGGCGTCCAAAACTGCTGTAAAAAAGCACATGCGTCGTGTGTCGTTGTATCAAAATACGTGAAGTTTTCATACACGTTGAATTGACCATTAGTGCTAATAATACATATTGACGGACGAAAATCTCACTGATGAGTTACGTAGATTTAACGTGTATTAAACTAACTTGATTTTGATGTTAATGCCTTGATTATGATCTGACGGGAAATAGACGATGCCATGTCGTGCGAATACTtttacatgcatacatgtagtccgacattgagttttattttctggaagcaaGTATGAAGATTTGAATACGATGAGACGTTAAATCAGTGTTATTTAACCCCAAAGATGTTCAAAATTAGAAGATTTGATATCGATGGATTCTTTCTCAGACGATGATTTTTGAATACTATTAGTGTTTTTTGGCTGATTAAATATTACTTCATCTAATTTGTATATTTCGGTAAATAAATGTTACCGTATCCCCGCCGTATTTCTATCAGATAAAAACGAAtatgattgtggtagaaacaggtcacactactcgtggttgttgattcaatttattccacactcgtaagttattttt from Argopecten irradians isolate NY chromosome 15, Ai_NY, whole genome shotgun sequence encodes:
- the LOC138309778 gene encoding macrophage mannose receptor 1-like, which translates into the protein MGLYHLVTALIVLSTTEIVAAGDDSVEKYEGKSLATEVVGLLNATYFNINEKVCELQRRVDAIESGTHSGQQCGCNSTEIQEFKRTVSAEINDFSKILSGFENALRTMKKEQAELRAILDGGVTASTTTASTPAPECEEGWILSPGGKCYYVSTTSEKTEWGTAISRCSSKGAKLVEFRTDEEAQFVMRNLPSRVSTSDIVYTGRKRNDAEVWVFLSDDKPVDTSVRTWSSGEPDGGEQRCGCTRRSDDFLMMDCLCPGFDLYYICETLLKSATMTTTTPPTTTPITTTSKSRDCKDGWIESPEKCYYVSTRSERTNWANSVSRCESMGANLVEIKTDEEAAFIKGNLPSHVGSSDLVYTGREMRGSNDWYFLSNNELVDTSVRSWAPEEPSNSDSQTCGCTQSSDNFMMHDCYCTAFDLYYICEIRRYEL